The nucleotide window AGTTGGCTAAGATGAATGATAAATTTTCTCGTTTAGGTTTTATCCTTTCTATTGTTGGGGCTGCGATTGGGCTTGGAAACGCGTGGAAGTTTCCATATATGACTGGTGCAAACGGCGGCTCGGCTTTTGTGCTTATTTACCTAGTTTTTACTATTTTAGTGGGGCTTAGTATATTTTTTGCTGAGCTTGCTATGGGAAAGCTAAGCGGAGGCGACGTGGTGAGCGCTTTTTACTCGCTTGCGCCAAAGCATAAAAAGCTATGGAGCAAGGCTGGGTTTATGATGATTACAGGCGTGCTAGTGGCTAGCTTTTATACGCTTATTATAGGCTGGGTTATTAAATATGCTGTACTTAGTTTTTCTGATTTGCCAATTAATACAGACCTAGCCCAGCAGAGCTTTGTAGGTTTTATCACAAATGACATAAAAGGGCAGATATTTTATTATTCTATAGCGTTTTTTAGCTACTTTTTTATACTTGCTAAGGGGATAAAATCGGGTATTGAGAGGCTAAATTTATGGCTTATGCCGATACTTTTTGTGCTTCTTATGCTTATGCTTGGTTATTCGGCTAGCATGTCTGGCTTTTCCGCTGCCCTTGAGTTTTTATTAAGTCCTGATTTTAGCAAGGTTACTGGCGAGACTATATTTATGGCTTTGGGACTTGCGTTTTTTACTATGTGTGTAGGTATTGGCGCTATTATCACATATTCAGCCAGCCTAAATGACAGCACAAATCTCTTTACTTCCTCTTTATACGTGGTGGCTTTAAATTTAATCATAAGCATAGTAATTGGGCTTATTGTATTTACCTTTGTTTTTGAGTTTGGAGGTGCACCAAATGGAGGTCCTGGACTTGTTTTTATCACTCTACCTACGCTTTTTGCAAGCCTAAAGGTCGGCATTTTAGGCAATGTGCTAAGCTTTGCGTTTTTTAGTGTGCTTATATTTGCAGGGCTTACATCGGCTATTTCTATGGTTGAGCCTTTGATTTTTTATTTTAGCAAAAGTAGGGGCATAAGCCGTATAAGGGCTATTTTTATAGTGGGCGCTATTACTTATATTTTAGGCATGCTGTGTATATTTGGGCAGAGTGCGGATTACTCAGAGGCTTTAAAATTTGCAGGTAAGAGCTTTTTTGATTGGCTTGATTTTATATCGTCCAATATTATGTTGCCAGTTGGTGGTATGATTATCTGCTTTTTTGTGGGCTGGAGCATGCGCTTTGATGAGGTACAGGGGCTTTTAAAGCCGTATATGGGCAGGACTATTTTTGAGTTTTGGTATTTTTGCGTGCGCTTTATAGCTCCAGCTTGCGTTTTGGCTGTGTTTATTAAAGGATTATATAATGAATAGATTTTCAAAATTAGGTTATGTTTTGGCTGTTGCTGGCTCTGCTGTGGGGCTTGGCAATGCATGGAAGTTTCCATATGTCGTGGGTAATAATGGTGGTTCTGCCTTTGTGCTTTTGTATCTTGGAATTTGTCTAGTGGTAGGCATACCTATATTTTTAGGCGAGCTTAGTATAGGTAAACTCTCAGAAAGCGATAGCGTAAACGCCTTTAGTAAACTTACTGATAAATTTAAAGGCTTTTGGAAAGCAGTGGGCTTTACTTCGGTGCTTACTGGATATATTATAGCTTGTTATTATGTTGTAGTTATTGGCTGGGTGCTTTATTATATTTTTATGGCACTTGGGGGATTTGGCGATATTTCTATGGTGGCAAACTCGGCTAGTTTCTCAGAAGCTTTTGATACGTCAAAGGGTGTATTTATCAGCTTTTTAACCCAAAACTGGCTTATGCAAACGCTCTGTTTTTTTGCTGTTTTAGCAGGCTGCGTATTCATAGTTTCAAGAGGCATAATAGGTGGGATTGAGCGGCTTAATACCTATATGATGCCGTCTTTATTTATCCTGCTTTTGGTTATGCTTGCTTACTCAATTAGTGCGAGCAGTGGCGGATTTAGCGAGGCGGCCAGGTTTTTGCTTGTGCCTAATTTTAGCAAAATAAACTTTAACTCGTTTTTAGAAGCCCTTGGGCTTGCATTTTTTACGATGTCGCTAGGTATAGCAGTGATTATTACCTATTCGGCTAGCCTAAATGACAATGCAAATTTTTTACGCTCCACATTTAGCGTAGTTGGTATTAATATCTTGCTTGCTATTATGATGGGGCTTATAATCTTTACTTTTATTTTTGAATTTAACGCCCCACCAGCCCAGGGTCCAGGGCTTGTGTTTATGTCTTTGCCACTTTTATTTGCCAAAATGGGCTCAGTCGTGGGTACGCTTATGGGTGTTGGCTTTTTTGTGGCGTTGCTTTTTGCTGGGGTTACCTCGGCTATTTCTATTATTGAGCCATTTACCTTTTTTCTGGTTAGAAACTACAACATAAGCAGGGCAAAAGCGCTTTGCATACTTGGCGCTGGTATGGTTATTATAGGGCTTGCTAGCCTGCTTTCTAATGTCTCTGGCGTAGGCGAACATTATCAAATTTTTGGTATGGGATTTTTGGATTTTCTTGATTATGTTGCGTCTAAAATTTTAATGCCACTATGTGGTATAGGGGCTGCTATTTTTGTGGGCTTTGTGATAAAGCGTGATGGGCTTGAGCTACTGTTTTTACCACATATGCCAAAGGCTGTTTTTGAAATTTGGTATATCTGTATTAGATTTATCGCTCCAGCTTGCGTTATAGCGGTTATGATTAATGCTTTGTGGCCTAGATAATGCTTAATAAAATAGTTTCATTTTTTGATGTGCTTGTACGTTTTGTACTTTCGTTGTCTATGGCAGCTATGCTTTTGCTTATTTTAGTAGTGCTTTTTAATGTCGTTTCGCGCTATCTCTTTAGTTACTCAAATGTAGGGCTTTCGGAGCTTGAGTGGCACCTTTTTGCTGTTATTTTCCTACTTGGTATGAGCTGTTGCTTGTATGATGATAGCCATGTTAGGGTGGATATTTTTTATGCTAACATAAGCCCTAGGAAAAAGGCTTTAATAAATATCATCTTTACAATTTTATTTGTCATACCGCTTGCACTTTTAATCTCGCAGCTTTCGCTTGATTATGTAGCCGAAGCATATCAGTCTAATGAAGCAAGCGCAGACCCAGGCGGATTAAGCCATAGATTTATCATAAAAGCCCTAATTCCACTATCATTTTACCTGCTGATATTTATAAGTTTTGGCACCCTAGTTAAAAATTTAATATCTTTAAAAAGCGCACAAGAAAGAGGCGACAAATGATAGGTATTGTTATGTTTGGCGCAGCTTTGCTTGCGCTTGGGT belongs to Campylobacter sp. 19-13652 and includes:
- a CDS encoding TRAP transporter small permease subunit, with protein sequence MLNKIVSFFDVLVRFVLSLSMAAMLLLILVVLFNVVSRYLFSYSNVGLSELEWHLFAVIFLLGMSCCLYDDSHVRVDIFYANISPRKKALINIIFTILFVIPLALLISQLSLDYVAEAYQSNEASADPGGLSHRFIIKALIPLSFYLLIFISFGTLVKNLISLKSAQERGDK
- a CDS encoding sodium-dependent transporter, whose protein sequence is MNDKFSRLGFILSIVGAAIGLGNAWKFPYMTGANGGSAFVLIYLVFTILVGLSIFFAELAMGKLSGGDVVSAFYSLAPKHKKLWSKAGFMMITGVLVASFYTLIIGWVIKYAVLSFSDLPINTDLAQQSFVGFITNDIKGQIFYYSIAFFSYFFILAKGIKSGIERLNLWLMPILFVLLMLMLGYSASMSGFSAALEFLLSPDFSKVTGETIFMALGLAFFTMCVGIGAIITYSASLNDSTNLFTSSLYVVALNLIISIVIGLIVFTFVFEFGGAPNGGPGLVFITLPTLFASLKVGILGNVLSFAFFSVLIFAGLTSAISMVEPLIFYFSKSRGISRIRAIFIVGAITYILGMLCIFGQSADYSEALKFAGKSFFDWLDFISSNIMLPVGGMIICFFVGWSMRFDEVQGLLKPYMGRTIFEFWYFCVRFIAPACVLAVFIKGLYNE
- a CDS encoding sodium-dependent transporter — its product is MNRFSKLGYVLAVAGSAVGLGNAWKFPYVVGNNGGSAFVLLYLGICLVVGIPIFLGELSIGKLSESDSVNAFSKLTDKFKGFWKAVGFTSVLTGYIIACYYVVVIGWVLYYIFMALGGFGDISMVANSASFSEAFDTSKGVFISFLTQNWLMQTLCFFAVLAGCVFIVSRGIIGGIERLNTYMMPSLFILLLVMLAYSISASSGGFSEAARFLLVPNFSKINFNSFLEALGLAFFTMSLGIAVIITYSASLNDNANFLRSTFSVVGINILLAIMMGLIIFTFIFEFNAPPAQGPGLVFMSLPLLFAKMGSVVGTLMGVGFFVALLFAGVTSAISIIEPFTFFLVRNYNISRAKALCILGAGMVIIGLASLLSNVSGVGEHYQIFGMGFLDFLDYVASKILMPLCGIGAAIFVGFVIKRDGLELLFLPHMPKAVFEIWYICIRFIAPACVIAVMINALWPR